One segment of Trachemys scripta elegans isolate TJP31775 chromosome 1, CAS_Tse_1.0, whole genome shotgun sequence DNA contains the following:
- the C1H11orf87 gene encoding uncharacterized protein C11orf87 homolog — protein MSAKLSKELRLSLPPCLLNRTSASSNASSTCIAQVGQLFQSFSSTLVLIVLVTLIFCLILLSLTTFHVHKRKMKKRKMQRAQEEYERDHCSSSSPEAGIQGETPPGRTPRLGSSTQDSGIQRPSPPEPRSAHPARSCLDTASAGLLQTVVLS, from the coding sequence ATGAGTGCCAAGCTCTCCAAGGAGTTGAGGCTGTCTCTGCCACCTTGTCTCTTGAACAGGACATCTGCCTCCTCCAACGCCAGCAGCACCTGCATCGCGCAGGTGGGGCAGCTCTTTCAGTCCTTCTCTTCCACTCTGGTTTTAATCGTCCTGGTCACCCTCATCTTCTGCCTGATCCTCCTCTCCCTCACCACCTTCCACGTCCACAAGAGGAAGATGAAGAAGCGGAAAATGCAGAGGGCTCAGGAGGAATATGAACGGgaccactgcagcagcagcagcccagaggcAGGTATTCAGGGAGAGACACCCCCTGGAAGAACCCCCCGGCTGGGAAGCTCCACCCAGGACTCGGGAATCCAGCGCCCGTCTCCCCCGGAGCCCCGGAGCGCTCACCCGGCAAGATCTTGTTTGGACACAGCTAGTGCGGGGCTCCTGCAAACCGTGGTGTTGTCATGA